The proteins below are encoded in one region of Arthrobacter sp. CJ23:
- a CDS encoding DUF1508 domain-containing protein has product MATQFNLYVDADASLRFQLVTGNGDVLLTSDAFADEDAAIAAIWSVREAAAKGRIVDLTSSGPETTPPANLGIEPVDL; this is encoded by the coding sequence ATGGCTACACAATTCAATCTCTACGTTGACGCGGATGCCAGCCTGAGATTCCAACTCGTCACCGGAAACGGAGACGTGCTGCTCACCTCCGATGCTTTTGCGGACGAGGATGCGGCAATCGCAGCGATCTGGTCAGTGCGCGAGGCCGCGGCGAAAGGGCGCATCGTTGATCTCACCAGTTCAGGACCCGAAACCACACCGCCGGCTAACCTCGGCATTGAGCCAGTCGATCTCTGA
- a CDS encoding GNAT family N-acetyltransferase yields MTSFEPITLSGRYVTLEPLSHDHHDGLVEAVRDGELWKLWYTSVPEPDGMAAEIGRRLALQDQGSMLPFATRLNATGKLIGMTTYMNIDAATPRVEIGSTWNAASAHGSGSNPDSKLLLLRHAFETLGCPAVEFRTHWLNQQSREAIARLGAKQDGVLRNHSRSADGALRDTVVFSILEHEWPAVRNGLEFRLAKHGA; encoded by the coding sequence GTGACCTCATTTGAACCCATTACCCTGAGCGGCCGGTACGTGACCCTGGAGCCCCTCAGCCATGACCACCACGACGGACTGGTGGAGGCCGTCCGCGACGGCGAACTCTGGAAACTCTGGTACACCTCCGTTCCGGAACCGGACGGCATGGCGGCGGAGATCGGGCGGCGCCTGGCCCTGCAGGACCAGGGGTCCATGCTGCCTTTCGCCACCCGCCTCAACGCCACCGGCAAGCTCATCGGCATGACCACCTACATGAACATCGACGCCGCCACTCCCCGCGTGGAGATCGGATCCACCTGGAACGCGGCCTCGGCCCACGGCAGCGGCAGCAACCCCGATTCCAAGCTGCTGCTCCTGCGCCACGCCTTCGAAACCCTCGGGTGCCCCGCCGTGGAGTTCCGCACGCACTGGCTGAACCAGCAGTCGAGGGAAGCCATCGCCCGGCTCGGGGCCAAGCAGGACGGCGTCCTGCGGAACCACTCGCGCAGCGCAGACGGCGCCCTCCGCGACACCGTGGTCTTCTCCATCCTGGAGCACGAGTGGCCCGCCGTCCGCAACGGACTCGAATTCAGGCTGGCCAAGCACGGCGCGTAG
- a CDS encoding SGNH/GDSL hydrolase family protein — MKVFNARRRPLALAAALASVTLALSLSGAPAQAAPAPQPAAKQAAVYVALGDSYAAGTGGGATVQSPYLPFQCLQTAKAYPALLGGTNLGCFGATTADVRFIASSFAPLLAPATEVTITAGGNDAGVGNVTAVCVPDPAGLACAAAVAAAQAALPAVPGNVAAMVAHVRPLAPNADIVLTGYPRLFTITSAMPPAQRALATTLNGMADQLNAAVKAGADAAGVPFVDVTNRFKGHGVGSDTPWINFDGTPFNPDNFHPNAAGYTNGYRPAVDTAVKR, encoded by the coding sequence GTGAAAGTCTTCAATGCCCGACGCCGGCCGCTTGCTTTGGCTGCCGCCCTCGCCTCCGTCACCCTCGCGTTGTCCTTGTCCGGCGCTCCGGCACAGGCCGCCCCGGCTCCGCAGCCGGCCGCCAAGCAGGCCGCCGTCTACGTTGCGCTCGGCGATTCCTACGCTGCCGGCACCGGCGGCGGCGCCACCGTCCAGAGCCCGTACCTTCCGTTCCAGTGCCTGCAGACCGCCAAGGCCTACCCGGCCCTGCTGGGCGGCACCAACCTCGGCTGCTTCGGGGCCACCACCGCCGACGTTCGGTTCATCGCCTCAAGCTTCGCTCCGCTGCTGGCCCCGGCCACCGAAGTGACCATCACCGCCGGCGGAAACGATGCCGGAGTCGGCAATGTCACCGCCGTCTGCGTTCCCGATCCTGCCGGCCTGGCCTGCGCAGCCGCCGTTGCCGCCGCGCAGGCCGCCTTGCCGGCCGTGCCGGGGAATGTGGCCGCCATGGTGGCCCATGTCAGGCCCCTGGCGCCGAATGCCGACATCGTGCTGACCGGCTATCCGCGGCTGTTCACCATCACCAGCGCCATGCCGCCCGCGCAGCGGGCGCTGGCCACCACGCTGAACGGCATGGCCGACCAGCTCAACGCCGCCGTCAAGGCCGGGGCTGATGCCGCCGGCGTGCCTTTCGTGGATGTGACCAACCGATTCAAGGGCCACGGGGTCGGTTCCGACACGCCGTGGATCAACTTCGACGGCACCCCCTTCAACCCGGACAATTTCCACCCGAATGCGGCCGGATACACCAACGGCTACCGGCCGGCAGTGGACACCGCCGTCAAGAGGTGA
- a CDS encoding 3-hydroxyacyl-CoA dehydrogenase family protein, with protein sequence MTAVPAIPHVVGVLGGGRMGAGIAHAFLIKGATVVVVERDHTSAAGAQDRVAEAVAKSAARGTLNETAEEALSRFSTSTDYESFIHCGLVVEAVPEDYELKVSALKAVEEHLSADAFLASNTSSLSVTALASTLRRPGNFVGLHFFNPVPASTLIEVVLAKETSPELAAAARDWTEALGKTAVVVNDAPGFASSRLGVAIALEAMRMVEEGVASAEDIDAAMVLGYKHPTGPLKTTDIVGLDVRLGIAEYLHSTLGERFAPPQILRDKVARGELGRKSGKGFFDWND encoded by the coding sequence ATGACAGCTGTTCCCGCCATCCCGCACGTTGTCGGAGTCCTCGGCGGCGGCCGCATGGGCGCAGGCATCGCCCACGCCTTCCTCATCAAGGGCGCCACGGTGGTGGTGGTGGAACGGGACCACACATCCGCCGCCGGCGCCCAGGACCGCGTGGCCGAGGCCGTGGCCAAGTCCGCGGCCCGCGGCACCCTGAACGAAACAGCCGAGGAGGCGCTGTCCCGCTTCAGCACCTCCACCGACTACGAATCCTTCATCCACTGCGGGCTGGTGGTGGAAGCCGTGCCGGAGGACTACGAGCTGAAGGTCTCGGCCCTGAAGGCCGTGGAAGAGCACCTTTCCGCAGACGCCTTCCTGGCCTCCAACACCTCCTCACTTTCCGTCACGGCGCTGGCGAGCACCCTCCGCCGCCCTGGCAACTTTGTGGGCCTGCACTTCTTCAACCCGGTGCCTGCCTCCACCCTCATCGAGGTGGTCCTGGCCAAGGAGACCTCGCCCGAACTCGCAGCAGCCGCCAGGGACTGGACCGAGGCACTCGGCAAGACCGCCGTCGTGGTGAACGACGCTCCGGGGTTCGCGTCCTCCCGCCTGGGCGTGGCCATCGCACTGGAGGCGATGCGCATGGTGGAGGAAGGCGTCGCCTCTGCCGAGGACATCGATGCCGCGATGGTGCTTGGCTACAAGCACCCCACCGGCCCGCTGAAAACCACGGACATCGTTGGCCTGGACGTGCGCCTGGGCATTGCCGAATACCTGCACTCCACGCTGGGTGAGCGCTTCGCCCCGCCGCAGATCCTGCGCGACAAAGTGGCCCGCGGAGAGCTTGGACGCAAGAGCGGCAAGGGCTTCTTCGACTGGAACGACTGA
- a CDS encoding enoyl-CoA hydratase/isomerase family protein, producing the protein MALNPEDFGTLLIEEREDRLTVLLNRPEVRNAIDQQMVDELHAVCAYLEREPKILIIAGTDGVFASGADIGQLRERRRDDALQGINSTIFVRIAKLPMPVIAALDGYCLGGGAELAYAADFRIGTPSVRIGNPETGLGILAAAGASWRLKELVGEPVAKEILLAGLVLRAEDALRVNLITEIHEAPLLMEAAHNLADRISRQDPLAVRITKSVFHAPAEAHPLIDTLAQGILFESQAKFDRMQAFLDRKNTDKRPDAGSTASTTGTTADRTEK; encoded by the coding sequence ATGGCACTGAACCCGGAAGACTTCGGCACGCTCCTCATCGAGGAACGCGAAGACCGCCTCACGGTCCTGCTCAACCGGCCCGAGGTCCGCAACGCGATTGACCAGCAGATGGTGGACGAACTCCACGCCGTCTGCGCCTACCTTGAACGCGAACCGAAGATCCTCATCATCGCCGGTACGGATGGCGTGTTTGCCTCCGGCGCGGACATCGGCCAGCTGCGCGAACGCCGCCGCGATGACGCCTTGCAGGGCATCAACTCCACCATCTTCGTGCGGATCGCCAAGCTGCCCATGCCCGTCATCGCGGCGCTGGACGGCTACTGCCTGGGCGGCGGCGCGGAGCTCGCCTACGCCGCTGACTTCCGCATCGGGACGCCGAGCGTACGCATCGGCAACCCCGAAACCGGCCTGGGCATCCTGGCCGCAGCGGGTGCCTCCTGGCGGCTCAAGGAGCTCGTGGGCGAGCCGGTGGCCAAGGAGATCCTCCTGGCGGGCCTGGTTCTCCGTGCCGAGGACGCCCTGCGGGTTAACCTGATCACCGAAATCCACGAGGCCCCGCTGCTGATGGAGGCCGCCCACAATCTGGCGGACCGCATCTCCCGGCAGGATCCCCTGGCCGTCCGCATCACCAAGTCCGTCTTCCACGCCCCGGCCGAGGCCCATCCGCTGATCGATACCCTCGCCCAGGGCATCCTCTTCGAATCGCAGGCGAAGTTCGACCGCATGCAGGCGTTCCTGGACCGGAAGAACACAGACAAAAGGCCCGACGCCGGTTCCACCGCATCCACCACAGGCACCACCGCAGACAGGACCGAGAAATGA
- a CDS encoding acetyl-CoA C-acyltransferase codes for MVEAFLVGGARTPVGRYGGALSSVRPDDLAALVVREAVARAGVDPDAIDEVILGNANGAGEENRNVARMATILAGLPLHIPGITVNRLCASGLSAIIMASQMIKSGAADIVVAGGVESMSRAPWVQEKPATAFAKPGQIFDTSIGWRFANPLFTKGELSRGGKMTYSMPETAEEVGRVDGISREDADAFAVRSHERALAAIAGGRFKDEIVPVTVKTRKGETVVDTDEGPREGTTMDVLSGLRPVVAGGSIVTAGNSSTLNDGASAIIVASEAAIQKFGLTPRARIIDGASAGCEPEIMGIGPVPATQKVLARTGLSVDDISAVELNEAFATQSLASMRRLGLDPEIVNLDGGAISLGHPLGSSGSRIAITLLGRMERELAGTERKIGLATMCIGVGQGTAMLLEGV; via the coding sequence ATGGTTGAGGCTTTTCTTGTTGGCGGTGCCCGCACACCCGTAGGCCGGTACGGCGGCGCACTTTCCTCCGTCCGCCCCGATGACCTTGCTGCACTGGTGGTCCGCGAGGCCGTGGCCCGGGCCGGCGTGGACCCGGATGCCATAGACGAGGTCATCCTCGGGAACGCGAACGGCGCCGGCGAGGAAAACCGCAACGTGGCCCGCATGGCCACCATCCTGGCAGGCCTCCCGCTCCACATCCCTGGCATCACCGTCAACCGCCTCTGCGCCTCCGGGCTGAGCGCCATCATCATGGCCAGCCAGATGATCAAGTCCGGCGCCGCGGACATCGTGGTGGCCGGCGGCGTCGAATCCATGAGCCGCGCCCCCTGGGTCCAGGAGAAGCCCGCCACGGCCTTCGCCAAACCCGGCCAGATCTTCGATACCTCCATCGGCTGGCGCTTCGCCAACCCGCTCTTCACCAAGGGCGAGCTGTCCCGTGGCGGCAAGATGACGTACTCCATGCCGGAAACCGCCGAGGAAGTGGGCCGCGTGGACGGCATCAGCCGCGAGGACGCCGACGCCTTCGCCGTCCGCTCCCACGAGCGCGCCCTGGCCGCCATCGCAGGCGGCCGCTTCAAGGACGAAATCGTCCCCGTCACCGTCAAGACCCGCAAGGGCGAAACCGTGGTGGACACCGACGAAGGCCCGCGCGAGGGCACCACCATGGACGTCCTTTCCGGACTCCGCCCCGTGGTGGCCGGCGGATCCATCGTCACGGCCGGCAACTCCTCCACGCTCAACGACGGCGCCTCCGCCATCATCGTGGCCTCGGAAGCGGCCATCCAGAAGTTCGGCCTCACGCCGCGGGCCCGCATCATCGACGGCGCTTCAGCCGGCTGCGAGCCCGAGATCATGGGCATCGGCCCGGTGCCGGCAACGCAGAAGGTCCTGGCCCGCACCGGGCTCTCCGTGGACGACATCTCCGCGGTGGAACTCAACGAAGCCTTCGCCACCCAGTCGCTCGCGAGCATGCGCCGCCTGGGGCTGGACCCGGAGATCGTCAACCTCGACGGCGGTGCGATCTCCCTGGGGCACCCGCTGGGTTCCAGCGGCTCGCGTATCGCCATCACCCTCCTGGGCCGCATGGAGCGGGAGCTCGCCGGAACGGAACGCAAGATCGGCCTCGCCACGATGTGCATCGGCGTCGGGCAGGGCACCGCAATGCTGCTGGAAGGCGTCTGA
- a CDS encoding pentapeptide repeat-containing protein, with product MTAAKVAAPRLSPVRLDGLRDDDAPDFQRGERYDGVRYRRASADGLELSGTDFIECEFAGVSFNETQLRGATFRDCVLAEPYAPVLMAARTSWQEVEIGNPRWGSAELYEGSWRSVRIDGGKLDYVNLRGSKLVDVLISDCIINELDLGACTANRVALKNCTIGTLDVTGAKLKDVDLRGTDFRAINGLDGLAGVVIDDYQLGLLAPLLAGHLGIRVV from the coding sequence GTGACGGCAGCGAAGGTCGCCGCCCCGCGCCTTTCCCCCGTCCGCCTGGACGGGCTGCGGGACGACGACGCCCCGGACTTCCAGCGCGGCGAACGGTACGACGGCGTCCGGTACCGCCGTGCCTCGGCCGACGGCCTGGAGCTGAGCGGCACCGACTTCATCGAATGCGAATTCGCGGGCGTCTCCTTCAACGAAACCCAGCTGCGCGGGGCCACGTTCCGGGACTGCGTCCTGGCCGAACCCTATGCGCCGGTCCTCATGGCGGCCCGGACCTCGTGGCAGGAGGTGGAGATCGGCAATCCGCGCTGGGGTTCCGCCGAACTGTACGAGGGCAGCTGGCGCTCGGTGAGGATCGACGGCGGCAAGCTGGACTATGTGAACCTGCGCGGTTCCAAGCTGGTGGACGTGCTGATCTCCGACTGCATCATCAACGAGCTCGATCTCGGCGCCTGCACCGCCAACCGCGTGGCGTTGAAGAACTGCACCATCGGGACGCTGGACGTCACCGGCGCCAAGCTCAAGGACGTGGACCTCCGCGGCACCGACTTCCGGGCGATCAACGGACTCGACGGCCTGGCGGGCGTGGTGATCGACGACTACCAGCTCGGCCTGCTGGCGCCCCTGCTGGCCGGGCACCTGGGAATCCGCGTGGTGTAG
- a CDS encoding SRPBCC family protein, which translates to MDHSTSLSQHVNAAPDKVWAVISDIPGSAATLSGIDAIQMLSDGPYGEGTRWKETRTMMGRQETVEMWVSQTDPPRSTTVKALQGGADYTTRFTLEEHDGGTQLTLSFGAEILKPTLLSKISMALFGKLGMSMTRKALAKDLAEIAAKAESLQ; encoded by the coding sequence ATGGACCACAGCACCAGCCTCAGCCAGCACGTCAACGCAGCCCCGGACAAGGTCTGGGCCGTCATCTCGGACATTCCCGGCTCCGCAGCCACCCTTTCCGGCATTGACGCCATCCAGATGCTCAGCGACGGCCCCTACGGCGAGGGCACCCGCTGGAAGGAGACCCGCACCATGATGGGCCGGCAGGAAACCGTGGAAATGTGGGTGTCGCAGACGGATCCGCCGCGCAGCACCACGGTCAAGGCCTTGCAGGGCGGCGCCGACTACACCACCCGCTTCACCTTGGAAGAGCACGACGGCGGCACGCAGCTGACGCTGTCCTTCGGCGCCGAGATCCTCAAACCCACCCTCCTGAGCAAGATCTCCATGGCCCTTTTCGGGAAGCTCGGCATGAGCATGACGCGCAAGGCGCTTGCCAAGGACCTGGCGGAGATCGCCGCGAAGGCCGAGTCGCTCCAGTGA
- a CDS encoding amino acid permease, translating to MPQSTPTELQSPTAVSNAVGSTLSAEGYQKTLSRRHVTMIAMGGAIGVGLFMGAGGRLASTGPALIFSYAIAGVIAYLLMRALGELIMYRQTSGSFVSYAGEMFGKKGAFLSGWMYFINWAMTGIAELIAIGLYFQFFFPNVPVELSAIAALVLLVAVNLFSVKAFGEFEFWASCLKVAAIVIFLAVGTFMVATNAQVGAGHASVNNLFSGDGGMFPKGGLVMILVLNAVIFAYNAIELVGITAGEMQNPEREVPKAIRAVVVRIVVFYVGSVMLLAMLLPSDRYVAGTSPFVTVFGQMGLGWMGDVMNMIVITAALSSCNSGLYSIGRIFRTMANNGHAPQWLTKMSTRHVPYAAILAIGGVYLVGILLNIWLGGSHAFDLALNTASIGVIFTWGTIFASQIALRKKRGNVSSLPMPGSPWTSWLGLVALLAITVLIGFDTMTSKTGEVYLLGLWTLATIPFFAVVLWLGWQKVKNNEPKNELFS from the coding sequence GTGCCGCAAAGTACCCCCACAGAACTCCAGAGCCCCACGGCAGTATCCAACGCCGTCGGCTCGACCCTCAGCGCCGAGGGCTACCAGAAGACCCTCAGCCGCCGCCACGTCACCATGATCGCCATGGGCGGCGCCATCGGCGTCGGCCTGTTCATGGGCGCGGGCGGCCGCCTCGCCTCCACGGGCCCGGCCCTGATCTTCTCCTACGCCATCGCCGGCGTCATCGCCTACCTGCTGATGCGGGCCCTCGGCGAACTCATCATGTACCGCCAGACGTCAGGCTCCTTCGTCAGCTACGCCGGCGAAATGTTCGGCAAGAAGGGCGCCTTCCTCTCCGGCTGGATGTACTTCATCAACTGGGCCATGACCGGCATTGCCGAACTCATCGCGATCGGCCTGTACTTCCAGTTCTTCTTCCCGAACGTCCCCGTTGAACTGTCCGCCATCGCAGCGCTGGTGCTGCTGGTGGCCGTGAACCTGTTCAGCGTCAAGGCCTTCGGCGAGTTCGAATTCTGGGCCTCCTGCCTCAAGGTCGCCGCGATTGTGATCTTCCTGGCCGTGGGCACCTTCATGGTGGCCACCAACGCGCAGGTGGGCGCAGGCCACGCCTCCGTGAACAACCTGTTCAGCGGCGACGGCGGCATGTTCCCCAAGGGCGGCCTGGTGATGATCCTGGTCCTCAACGCCGTGATCTTCGCCTACAACGCCATTGAACTCGTCGGCATCACCGCCGGCGAGATGCAGAACCCGGAACGCGAAGTTCCCAAGGCGATCCGCGCCGTCGTGGTCCGCATCGTGGTGTTCTACGTCGGTTCCGTCATGCTCCTCGCCATGCTGCTTCCCTCGGACCGGTACGTGGCCGGCACCTCGCCGTTCGTTACGGTCTTCGGCCAGATGGGCCTGGGCTGGATGGGCGATGTCATGAACATGATCGTCATCACCGCCGCCCTGTCCTCCTGCAACTCCGGCCTGTACTCGATCGGCCGCATCTTCCGCACCATGGCCAACAACGGCCACGCGCCGCAGTGGCTGACCAAGATGTCCACGCGCCACGTCCCGTACGCGGCCATCCTGGCGATCGGCGGCGTGTACCTGGTGGGCATCCTGCTGAACATCTGGCTGGGTGGCTCCCACGCCTTCGACCTCGCACTGAACACGGCGTCCATCGGGGTCATCTTCACCTGGGGCACCATCTTCGCCAGCCAGATCGCGCTGCGCAAGAAGCGCGGCAACGTCTCCAGCCTGCCGATGCCCGGTTCTCCGTGGACCAGCTGGCTGGGCCTGGTGGCGCTGCTGGCGATCACTGTGCTGATCGGCTTCGACACCATGACCAGCAAGACCGGCGAGGTGTACCTCCTGGGCCTGTGGACCCTGGCCACGATCCCGTTCTTTGCCGTGGTCCTGTGGCTTGGCTGGCAGAAGGTCAAGAACAACGAGCCGAAGAATGAGCTGTTCAGTTAG
- a CDS encoding NAD(P)/FAD-dependent oxidoreductase, with product MRRLVVIGNGMAGARTVEDILARGGAAQFEITMFGDEPYGNYNRTLLGRVLSGKESEADIVLNALPWYWENNITLHAGVRVDRVDKYSKHVFTGDGRVVPYDVLIIATGSRSYLPPMDGIHTPSGSLRHGVFTFRTMDDTRRMVQFAREEHHRRAVVIGGGLPGVEAARGLRSRGMDVALVRSGGGPAAILGKDRITGIRLGSQAALDCDMVVVAAGVRPNVDVAVVSALEVERAIVVDDQLRVMDEEDIYAVGDCAQYRGEAYGLVAPLWEQAAVLADHVTGADGSSAYLGPGRSLLPASRVAPRIQ from the coding sequence ATGCGGCGGCTGGTGGTGATCGGCAACGGAATGGCCGGCGCACGGACTGTGGAAGACATCCTGGCCCGTGGCGGTGCCGCCCAGTTTGAGATCACCATGTTCGGTGACGAGCCATACGGGAACTACAACCGGACGTTGCTCGGCCGCGTGCTCTCCGGCAAGGAAAGCGAGGCGGACATCGTCCTCAACGCCCTGCCCTGGTACTGGGAAAACAACATCACCCTGCATGCCGGGGTCCGTGTGGACCGGGTGGACAAGTACAGCAAGCACGTCTTCACTGGTGACGGCCGCGTGGTGCCCTACGACGTCCTGATCATCGCGACGGGAAGCCGTTCATACCTGCCGCCCATGGACGGTATCCACACGCCCAGCGGATCCTTGCGGCACGGCGTCTTCACCTTCCGGACCATGGACGATACCCGAAGGATGGTCCAGTTCGCCCGGGAGGAGCACCACCGGCGGGCCGTGGTGATCGGCGGCGGATTGCCCGGCGTGGAGGCGGCCCGGGGGCTGCGAAGCCGCGGAATGGACGTGGCCCTGGTGCGCTCCGGCGGGGGTCCCGCCGCGATCCTGGGCAAGGACCGGATCACGGGCATCCGGCTGGGCAGCCAGGCCGCCCTCGACTGCGACATGGTGGTAGTGGCGGCGGGCGTCAGGCCCAACGTCGATGTCGCCGTCGTCAGTGCGCTGGAGGTGGAGCGGGCCATCGTGGTGGACGATCAGCTGCGCGTCATGGACGAAGAAGACATCTATGCAGTGGGCGACTGTGCGCAGTACCGGGGCGAGGCTTACGGCCTGGTGGCGCCCTTGTGGGAGCAAGCCGCCGTCCTGGCCGACCACGTCACGGGCGCGGATGGTTCTTCGGCCTATCTCGGTCCCGGGCGTTCTTTGTTGCCTGCGTCACGGGTTGCCCCGCGGATCCAGTAA
- a CDS encoding molybdopterin oxidoreductase: MIVKNLFLQGIYPFEGSGLDKPVPIHAELSHFVPDGVINQTLYFRGGNSSPELITVILMRDGVPMRYFPIGAKGDVHVPLRVVEDTDGGSVIELFMVAAAGVRGAVVVDLGMVEH; encoded by the coding sequence GTGATCGTCAAGAATCTCTTCCTGCAGGGCATCTACCCTTTCGAGGGATCCGGGCTGGACAAGCCGGTTCCTATCCACGCTGAGCTCTCCCACTTCGTCCCGGACGGCGTCATCAATCAGACGTTGTACTTCCGTGGCGGCAATTCGAGCCCGGAGCTCATCACAGTGATCCTCATGCGTGACGGCGTCCCCATGCGGTACTTCCCGATCGGCGCCAAAGGCGATGTGCACGTGCCGCTCCGCGTGGTGGAAGACACCGACGGCGGTTCGGTGATCGAGCTGTTCATGGTCGCGGCCGCGGGTGTGCGGGGAGCCGTGGTGGTGGATCTGGGCATGGTGGAGCACTGA
- a CDS encoding ABC-F family ATP-binding cassette domain-containing protein: MTDHLHLSGVSHGYGDRELFHGVDLVIDHGEHVAIVGENGAGKSTLLRLLAGLETPDDGTAGSANAAYRVGYLAQTHGLPESLTVGDAIDSSLGTLRELEARILQLERDLADADSETLELYGSLQTQYQLREGYAAESRVDAALDRLGLGGLDRRRTLGSLSGGEQERVALACLLADPADALLLDEPTNHLDASGTAWLEQRLAAHRGTVVVVSHDRILLRKVASTVIEVDAERRAVNRYGNGYDGYLREKAAERARWVQQYEEWLDSMAAERLQAATVSDSMGYGRKRDNDKMGFGFKAGTWQRAATSKVRNAQERLRRLEENPVDRPPVPLRLSAPLTPAAPLTPAGVIGTGLGGDLSPAALEVHGVAVPGRLHPTDLRVEPGQKVLITGPNGAGKSTLLSVLAGTLEAVAGTVQIHGKVGYLQQELDVPARPGLRLLPAFAAGLGGNIDEHAEGLLRLGLFRTTEFHVPVGGLSAGQQRRLALARLLLGGFETMIVDEPTNHLAPVLVEQLEAALAEFAGTLVIVSHDRALGEWFDRCAGARSAKAGSWVRYGMRDGELL, from the coding sequence TTGACTGACCACCTTCACCTTTCCGGCGTTTCCCACGGCTACGGGGACCGCGAACTTTTCCATGGCGTGGATCTCGTCATAGACCACGGCGAGCACGTTGCCATCGTCGGCGAAAACGGGGCGGGGAAATCCACCCTCCTGCGCCTGCTGGCAGGCCTCGAAACGCCCGACGACGGCACGGCAGGTTCCGCGAACGCCGCCTACCGGGTGGGTTACCTCGCCCAGACGCACGGGCTCCCGGAGTCACTGACCGTCGGAGACGCCATCGACTCCTCCCTGGGCACCCTGCGCGAGCTTGAAGCGCGCATCCTTCAGCTGGAGCGGGACCTGGCCGACGCGGACAGCGAGACGCTCGAGCTCTATGGCAGTCTGCAAACCCAATACCAACTGCGTGAAGGCTACGCGGCCGAATCCAGGGTGGACGCGGCGCTGGACCGGCTGGGGCTGGGAGGCCTGGACCGGCGTCGGACGCTTGGATCCTTGTCCGGCGGAGAGCAGGAGCGCGTGGCGCTCGCCTGCCTGCTCGCGGACCCTGCCGACGCCTTGCTTCTGGATGAGCCCACCAACCACCTGGACGCCAGCGGCACGGCCTGGCTGGAGCAGCGCCTGGCCGCACACCGCGGGACCGTAGTGGTGGTCTCGCACGACCGCATCCTGCTGCGAAAGGTGGCCAGCACGGTCATCGAAGTGGACGCCGAGCGCCGGGCCGTGAACCGCTACGGCAACGGCTACGACGGTTATCTTCGCGAGAAAGCCGCCGAGCGGGCCCGCTGGGTCCAGCAGTACGAAGAGTGGCTCGACTCCATGGCCGCGGAACGGCTGCAGGCCGCTACAGTCTCGGACTCCATGGGCTACGGCCGGAAGCGTGACAACGACAAAATGGGGTTCGGTTTCAAGGCCGGAACGTGGCAACGGGCGGCCACCAGCAAGGTGCGCAACGCCCAGGAACGGCTCCGCAGACTTGAGGAGAACCCGGTGGACCGGCCGCCCGTGCCGCTGAGGCTTTCAGCGCCGCTGACGCCGGCCGCGCCGCTGACGCCGGCCGGGGTGATCGGGACGGGCCTTGGCGGGGACTTGTCCCCTGCAGCCCTTGAGGTCCATGGCGTGGCCGTGCCCGGGCGTCTGCATCCCACGGACCTGCGGGTGGAACCAGGCCAGAAGGTCCTGATCACCGGCCCCAACGGCGCCGGTAAGTCCACGCTGCTCTCGGTCCTGGCAGGAACCCTGGAAGCTGTTGCCGGGACAGTCCAAATACACGGCAAGGTGGGCTACCTGCAGCAGGAACTGGACGTGCCTGCCCGTCCAGGGCTCCGCTTGCTCCCCGCGTTCGCTGCCGGCCTTGGCGGGAACATCGACGAACATGCCGAGGGGCTGCTCCGGCTCGGGCTGTTCCGGACCACGGAATTCCACGTTCCCGTCGGCGGCTTGTCCGCCGGACAGCAACGCCGCCTGGCCCTTGCCCGGCTGCTGCTTGGTGGATTCGAGACCATGATCGTGGACGAACCCACCAACCACCTGGCGCCCGTCCTGGTGGAGCAGTTGGAGGCCGCGCTCGCGGAGTTTGCCGGGACCCTGGTGATCGTGAGCCACGACCGCGCGCTGGGGGAATGGTTTGACCGGTGCGCGGGTGCCCGTTCGGCCAAGGCCGGGAGCTGGGTCCGCTACGGGATGCGGGACGGCGAACTGCTGTAG